From Elusimicrobiota bacterium:
CCCGCATCAACGGCCGCAACGTCTGCCTCTACTCCCAGGACTTTACGGTGATGGGGGGGTCTTTGGGGCTGGCCCACGCCATGAAGATATGCAAGCTCATGGATATGGCGGTCTCGGCCAAGGTTCCGGTGATCGGGCTATGCGATTCCGGGGGGGCGCGCATCCAGGAGGGGGTGGAGTCTTTGGGCGGCTACGCCGAGATATTCTACCGCAACGTCCAGGCCTCCGGCCTCGTCCCCCAGATATCGGCGATCCTAGGTCCCTGCGCCGGTGGGGCCGTGTATTCGCCGGCCCTCACCGATTTCGTGTACATGGTCGAGGGCTCGAGCCATATGTTCATCACCGGCCCTGAGGTGATAAAATCCGCGACTGGAGAAACCTGCGATTTCGAGTCTTTGGGGGGGGCCCAGACCCACTCCGCCAAGTCCGGGGTTTGCCATTTCATGGCGGGCTCGGAGCAGGACTGCTTCCGGCAGATCCGCGAGCTCTTGGAGTACCTGCCCCAGAACTGCTCGGAGGCTCCCAAGGCCGTCATCCCCTCCGATGACCCCCGCCGCAAGAGCGAGTTCCTGCAGGGCCTCTCCGAGGCCGATCCCAAGAAGCCCTACCGCGTGCATGAGGTCATCTGGGAGATCGCCGATGGGCATCAGTTTCTCGAGGTGCACCGGCAGTTCGCCAAGAACATCGTGGCGGGGTTCATCCGTTTGAACGGTGAGTCGGTCGGGGTCGTGGCCAACAACTCCTCGGTGCTCTCCGGCGCTCTCGACATCGATGCCAGCGAAAAGGGGGCGCGCTTCGTGCGCTTCTGCGATGCCTTCAACATCCCCATCCTCACCTTGGTGGACGTGCCCGGCTATTGGCCGGGCCTGGAGCAGGAGCACGACGGCATCATCCGCAAGGGGGCCAAGCTCCTCTACGCCTACTGCCAGGCCACGGTCCCCAAGGTGACGGTCATTTTGAGGAAGGCCTACGGGGGGGCCTACGACGTGATGAGCTCCAAGCACATCCGCGGGGACTTGAACTTCGCTTGGCCCTGCGCCGAGATCGCGGTGATGGGGCCCCAGGGGGCGGTGGACATTCTGTTTAAGCGCGAGATCAAGGCGGCCAAGGACCCGGCCAAGCGGCGGCAGGAGCTCATAGACGATTACGCCAGGAATTTTGCCTCGCCTTACCAGGCCGCCCAGCGCGGCTACATAGACGAGGTCATCGAGGCCGGCGAGACCCGAGCCAAGGCGGTCAAGGCCTTCCAGTTTTTAAGAAGCAAAAAAATAGAGAGAATCCCAAAAAAACACGGAAATATTCCGTTATAGGCGAGCTCGCCAATTTGGCGCTAGCGTCTTATAGGAGAAAAATATGAGAAACAAAGTAACCGTCGTCGGAGCCGGAAACGTCGGCGCCACTCTCGTCCAAAGGCTGGCCGAGATGGAGATCTGCGACGTGGTGGCCGTGGACATTCCCCAGACCGAGGGGATGCCGGCGGGCAAGGCCCTGGACATCGTGGAGTCGGCCCCCGTCTACGGCTACGACTCGCGCGTGACGGGGGCCACGAGCTACGAGGCCACGGCGGGCTCCGACATCGTGGTCATCACGGCCGGGATCCCAAGAAAGCCCGGCATGAGCCGCGACGATCTCTTGAACACCAATGCCGGGATCGTCAAGGCCGTGACCGAGCAGGTGGTCCGCCAATCCCCGAACTGCATCCTCATCATCGTCTCAAACCCTCTCGACGCCATGTGCCTGGTGGCCCTGCGGACCTCGAAGTTCCCCAAGCATCGCGTCATCGGCATGGCTGGGGTGCTCGACTCGGCGCGCATGCGCTCCTTCATCTCGGAGGCCCTCGATGTCTCCATGGAGAGCGTCCACGCCATGGTCTTGGGCGGGCACGGCGACACCATGGTGCCGATGCCGCGCTTCTCGACCGTGGCGGGAATCCCGATCACGGAGCTTCTGCCTAAGGAGAAGATCGCGGCCATCAATGCTCGCACCCGCGACGGGGGGGCCGAGATCGTGAAGCTCTTGAAGACCGGCTCGGCCTATTACGCCCCCGCGGCCTCGGCAGCCGAGATGGTCGAGTCCATCTTGAAGGACAAGAAGAAGGTCCTGCCCTGCGCGGCCTATCTCGAGGGGGAGTACGGCATCGAAGGGGTCTTCGTGGGCGTGCCGGTCAAGCTCGGCGCGCGCGGCATAGAGCAGATACTGCAGCTCAACCTTTCGGTCGAGGAGCGAGTGGAGCTCCAGAAATCGGCCTCGGCGGTCAAGGAGCTGTCGGCCGCCCTTAAATAATTGGCCCTGCTTGCTCTCGACGTCGGCAACACCAATATCACGGTCGGGGCTTTCATGGGGGGAAAGCTCTCGGCCGAGTGGCGTTTTGAGACCGAGCCGGCGGTCTCCGCGGCGGCCTTGGGACGGGCCTTGGCCAAGGAGGCCGCGGCCCGCGGAGTCGCCGTGGACGCGGTCGTCTACGCAAGCGTGGTGCCTTGTGTGGACCGCGCCCTGGAGGGCGCGGTCTGGAAGAGCTTTTCCCGGAGAGCCGTGGCCGTGACGCCGTCCGCCCCGCTCGGGATAAAGTTCAAGGTGGAGTGCCCCGAGCAGGTGGGGGCGGACCGGATATTGAACGCCTTGGCCGCCTTCGAGCGCGCCCGGGGGCCGGCAGTGGTGATCGATTTCGGAACGGCCACGACCTTCGACTGCGTATCGAGGCGGGGGGACTACCTGGGGGGGGCCATCCTGCCGGGGCCGCGCCTGAGCGCCCGGGCCTTGGCCGAGGGCACGGCCCAGCTTCCCCTGGTGGAGATCCGACGGCCTTGCCGCGCCATCGGCAAGGAAACGGTCGAATGCATTCAAGCCGGGCTTTACTTCGGTTATTTGGGCATGGTTGAGAAAGTCCTCAAGGAGACTTTGCGCGAGATGAAGCCGGAGGCTCGGGGGCTGAAGAAGGTCCAGGTGATGGCCACGGGTGGGCTTTCGGGCCTTTTCCAGAGGGACTGGCCCCGGTCCATTCCCCTCGTCCCAGACCTGACTTTGCAGGGCCTGCGCATCGCTTATTCCAGAATAATCGGGAGCCAACTATGAACAGGAAAATCATTTGCGCCGCCCTTCTGCTGATCTCGACCCCGGCTTTGTGGGCGGACCAGTACGGGGCGTTCCAGCGGCTTGCCGACAGCGGCTCGCTCAAGCCCTTCGCCAGGGACCTCGGCGGCGTCCTCGGCTCTGCCACCTTCCACAGCGGCAGAAGCCTGGGCTTCTCCGGCTTTGACATCGGGGCGCGCGGGAGCATGCAGTTCAAGCCCGACAGAAACGACCTGATCCTGCGGAACAACGGCGTCACGGTTTTCGGCTTGCCTTGGGTCCAGGCCGAGGTAGGGATGCCCTTCAAGGTGGACGGCTTCGTGCGCGGGATCAGCTACCAGGGCCTCACCATTGCTGGCGGGGGCCTGCGCTATGGCCTGCTCAAGGTCTCCGACACCCCATGGGCCCCCCAGGTCCTGGTCTCGGGAGTGGGGCACTCCGTGGTGCACCAGCATTTCTCCGCCTCGCATCTCGGGGCGAGCCTCGTGGCCTCGATGGGAACGCCCCAGTTCGTGCCCTACATGGGTGCTGGCTGCGACCGCACTCGCCTGGTGGTGCGTTCCTCGACCTTGGACCCGACCTTGAACGGGGCCGTGGCGACCACCCTCGAGACGCGGTTCACCGCGGGCATGACTTTCAAGCCCTGGCACTTCTTTTACGCCAACCTCGCCTATACGGTCGCGCACGGCCAGGGCGGACTGGAGGGGGGATTCGGGGTGAGGTTTTAGAACGATGGACACACTTCCTGGGGCTAGAGGAATCTAGCCCCTATACTTCCCTTTAAAGCTCTTCTCGGCCTCGCGGGCCGCGTCTTTTTTCTTCAAATCTTCTCGCCGGTCGGCTCCCCTCTTGCCGCGGGCCAGCGCCAGGCTCACCTTGGCCCAGCCGCGCTTGAAGTAGACCTCGAGCGGGACCAAGGTCAGGCCCTTGGTCTGGAGCTTTCCAGAGATCCTCTGGATCTCGCCCTTGTTCAGGAGCAGCTTGCGCGCCCGGCGCGTGTCCAAGGACGGGTCCGAGCTGTGCTGGTAGGGGGGAATGTAGAAATTAAAGAGGAATAGCTCGTCCTTGTCCTGGCGCCCGAAGCAGCCGTCGAGGGAGGCCCGCCCCGCGCGCAGGGATTTGACCTCGGGGCCGGCCAGGCTTAGTCCCGCCTCGTAGGTTTCCAAAATCTCGTAGAATTGCCGGGCTTTGCGGTGGGTGGCGACGGGGATCACGTCCTCGGCATCCTTTTGGCGCTTCATATTTAGTAAAATAGTTTAACAAAAAAGAACGCGCGGCCCCCTCTGCGGCTGCGCGCCTCCCCGCGGGGGAGGCTTGCGATTATAGGGCAGGTGGCGGAATTGGCAGACGCGCACGGCTCAGGACCGTGTGGCCGCAAGGCCTTGGGGGTTCAAGTCCCCCCTTGCCCATGTCGCTTCCCTCCCCGTGGGGAGGGAAGCAGTCGAGAGGGGGGGGACTTGAACTTCTTTTATACTTTGCAGGCTAGGGCCTGCAAAGCCCCCCTTGCCCATGTCGCTTTCCTCCCCGAAGGAGGAGGAAAGCAGTCGAGAGATGGGGGACTTGAGCTTCTCTTGTACTTTGCAGGCTGAGCATTTTCTTGACCGACTTATCCCCAAAACTTCGCGGGAAATTTTTGTGGACAACTTTCCTCCCCAAAAGTGGTAGGTCCTTTGTATCGCCCCAAATAGGCCGAAAGGCCCATCTCAGCCGTTCCGCATAAAAGGCAATCTCTTCACAGCGAAACTCTGTGGAGGGACAGTGAAGAAAAAATACCTAATTGTCGCAGTTCTGTTGCTTTTGAGCGGTACTTCAAACCTGGCCCCAGCTCGGGCCCAGTCCTGCCGGCTCTACGCGGGCCGCTTCGGCTACGAGCTTCTGGCCGAGATTGACAACGGCGTCGTCTACCGCGACCGCAGGGAGGCCATTGCCCATATCTATGACGACAAGGTCTACAAGGGCCACTACGGCTACGACGCCATTTTTCACATCGATGACAATGTTTTTCACAAGGGGGCTTACGGCTACGATCCTTTTGCCCGCTTGGATGACGGGGTGCTCTACCGGGGTCGCTGGGGCTACGACGCCATGGCCCACTTCGACGACGGGGTCATCTACCGCGGCCGCTGGGGCTTCGATGCCTTGGGCCACGGCGAGTCCTGCGGCAATCGCGAGCTTGCCATCTTGACCTTGCTCCTCGGTTTGGCTCCCGCCGATGAGATGCTGCGGGAGGCCGCGGCGGGCGTGTCCGTCATCAAGGGCATGGCGGGCACGAGGTACATGGAGCTGGAGATCGATCGCGGGGGCCCCCAGCCCTACATACGCGAGCTTTCGGACCGGGCCTGGCGGGAAGTGGCGCTGGCCGTGAAGGACCGCGCCATAGTTGGCTACGTGGGCGGCGTCGAAACCAGCTTGGATAAGGGCGTCGCGCCGGATGGTTCCACGCGCCTGGAGGGCCATACCCAGGGGCGCGATTACGCGGCTCTGGTAAAGCCCGGAAAGGGAGGGCTTTCGGGCCGGGCCTGGATTAAGGCTTCCGGACGGGAGCTAGCACCCATCCAGTTGAACCTGGAGTACGACGAGAGGGGAATAAGGTCATCGGCGGGTTCGACCATGGACGTGAGTCTGGTCTACGAAAAGCGCCACACATCCCTTGAAGGCTACAGTTTCTTGAGCGGCCGGCTCGGCCGGGAGCGCATCGACCTTCTCCTTTACAGGATATCCGTTCCGGACATCCTCGAGCACTTGTACCTCATCCTCGACTTGGAGACCCCGGTCGAGCTGCGCTCCACGACCCAGACTCCGCTGTGAACCTGGGGCTCTCGAAGACTATGTCCCAGGAGATCGCCGCGGCGGCGGCCGAGTCGCCAGCCCCTTTTAGGCCTGTGCGCAGATTGCTATTGACAAGGTTGCGCGTTCCTTTTATAATTGCCAAGAAGTTGTAGCGGTGCCCTTAGGGCTATATTGGTGCGTGCCGGGATATGGACTGTTTACCCTGGATTATGATACCGGTACAAAAGGGGGTATAGCATGAGAGCACAGAAGAGCAGCAAAAGACTCAAGGCTTCGGGTTTCACGCTCATCGAGTTGATGATCGTGGTTGCAATCATAGGTATTTTGGCGGCTATCGCCATCCCGAAGTTCG
This genomic window contains:
- the mdh gene encoding malate dehydrogenase, coding for MRNKVTVVGAGNVGATLVQRLAEMEICDVVAVDIPQTEGMPAGKALDIVESAPVYGYDSRVTGATSYEATAGSDIVVITAGIPRKPGMSRDDLLNTNAGIVKAVTEQVVRQSPNCILIIVSNPLDAMCLVALRTSKFPKHRVIGMAGVLDSARMRSFISEALDVSMESVHAMVLGGHGDTMVPMPRFSTVAGIPITELLPKEKIAAINARTRDGGAEIVKLLKTGSAYYAPAASAAEMVESILKDKKKVLPCAAYLEGEYGIEGVFVGVPVKLGARGIEQILQLNLSVEERVELQKSASAVKELSAALK
- a CDS encoding acyl-CoA carboxylase subunit beta, encoding MAENRKTSKPLLSGKTRDLKARQSRAMAGGSPDKEKAQKEQGKLLARERIELLVDDDSFEEVDLLVEKRCRELGLEGKYLPADGVVTGFARINGRNVCLYSQDFTVMGGSLGLAHAMKICKLMDMAVSAKVPVIGLCDSGGARIQEGVESLGGYAEIFYRNVQASGLVPQISAILGPCAGGAVYSPALTDFVYMVEGSSHMFITGPEVIKSATGETCDFESLGGAQTHSAKSGVCHFMAGSEQDCFRQIRELLEYLPQNCSEAPKAVIPSDDPRRKSEFLQGLSEADPKKPYRVHEVIWEIADGHQFLEVHRQFAKNIVAGFIRLNGESVGVVANNSSVLSGALDIDASEKGARFVRFCDAFNIPILTLVDVPGYWPGLEQEHDGIIRKGAKLLYAYCQATVPKVTVILRKAYGGAYDVMSSKHIRGDLNFAWPCAEIAVMGPQGAVDILFKREIKAAKDPAKRRQELIDDYARNFASPYQAAQRGYIDEVIEAGETRAKAVKAFQFLRSKKIERIPKKHGNIPL
- the smpB gene encoding SsrA-binding protein SmpB; its protein translation is MKRQKDAEDVIPVATHRKARQFYEILETYEAGLSLAGPEVKSLRAGRASLDGCFGRQDKDELFLFNFYIPPYQHSSDPSLDTRRARKLLLNKGEIQRISGKLQTKGLTLVPLEVYFKRGWAKVSLALARGKRGADRREDLKKKDAAREAEKSFKGKYRG
- a CDS encoding type III pantothenate kinase, whose translation is MALLALDVGNTNITVGAFMGGKLSAEWRFETEPAVSAAALGRALAKEAAARGVAVDAVVYASVVPCVDRALEGAVWKSFSRRAVAVTPSAPLGIKFKVECPEQVGADRILNALAAFERARGPAVVIDFGTATTFDCVSRRGDYLGGAILPGPRLSARALAEGTAQLPLVEIRRPCRAIGKETVECIQAGLYFGYLGMVEKVLKETLREMKPEARGLKKVQVMATGGLSGLFQRDWPRSIPLVPDLTLQGLRIAYSRIIGSQL